TGTGGCGAATCTTGGTCTGAACAATTTGAAATTATTAACTCAAATTATAAGCCTTCGGGCGAAGTAAAGCCCGGTGGAGACGATGATTATGTGTCTTCTGTCTCGGATTTTGCAATTCCACAGATGTTTATATACCCAAATCCGGCAAGAGATTATCTGACTGTACATTTTGCGGACTTAAAAGCTTCAGTTATAACTATTAGAGATTTATTAGGCGTCGAAATAGATAAAATAGCAATCGAAAACCATTCTAATTCGGTGATAATAGATTTATCAGGATATAATTTGCCTAAAGGCGCATATTTCATTCAAGCAACAGATGGTTCTCGAATTCTGTATGATAGATTTATAGTCGAATAGCCTTAGAAACCGTTCTGTGCTTTTAGTTAAATTAGATGTTTATAATATCTGAATAGATGTTCTTTGCCTAAAAAAAACAATGGTATGAATTCAATCGGAGTGTTTATGTCACGAAATAATATTTTGAAATTAATCATAATTGGGCTTCTTCATTTTCAAATTTCATTTGCTCAAGAGAAACTTGATATTGTCAGCCCGGAGCCATATTCTGTAATTTGTTCGGATTCTCCACTTATTATCAAATTCAGCGATAATGTTGAAAACGTAAGAATTAGCTTGGCTGAATATCAATTCGGCGAATCAAAACTGTTGACCAATAGTTTTAGCGGAAACGAATTTACTTTGATTATTGATGACCCTTATTGGTATGATATAGATTTAAACATCATTGTTGACAACGGCGAATTAAGCGACCAAATAGCGAGAGTTGATAATATACGAATCGCCACTACTCCGAAAATCACTTCCCAAACCGAATCTGCAATTGTATGCAAAGGCGAGCCAATCGTGTTGAAGATTGATGCCGATGGTAGCGGACTAAAATATCAATGGTACAGAGACGGGAAATTAATCCCCGGTGCGAACAAGACAGCATTGATTTTCGAGAATGCAGAGTATGAATTAAATGGCACTTACCAATGCGTCGTATCATCCGATTATTCGTGTCAATCAGTTATGAGCAGTCCTATCAGCGTATTTGTATCAACAAAAACTCAATTTACAGTTGCCCCGCTTAGTAAACAATGGACATATAAAGCAACGGCAGAATTCAAAGTGGGAATTCACTCCTTGGATTTGGAAGAAGCCGGAAATACTAAATTTCGCTGGTATCGCGACACTTTAAATGTTTTTACAAGAGTGCCGGAAATCATCGCACTCAAAGATGGCGGCAGAATCAGCGGAGCTTGGTCTGACCATTTGATAATTAAAGATATGGTATATTCCGACAGAGGCACATACTTTTGCATCGCTGAGGGGCGCTGCGGAAAGGATACTATTTACACCTCTATTGGCGATGGTTTTTATATGAAAATTCACAATATTGGGTTTGATTACGACGATTGCGAAGGCGGCACTGCATATCTCGAGGTAGAAGTCGAAACATTGGTTGATGCCAAATTAGAATATCAATGGTACAATACCGGGCTGAGGCTGGTTAAAGAATCAGAAAAGTTTGTAGGAACCAAAACCAAAAGACTTCAGATAAACGACGTTCAAAATAAAGATGCGATAGCCTATTATTGCAGGGTAACGATGCCGGAATTTGATATTTCTCAAAATTCGCAACTATTCACAATAGACCCTGCTTTTTTACCTTTTATTACGAGACAGCCGGAGGATTTTGTTGTTCTTGATAGAGCTAATTTTTATGCCGGTCAAGTCGAACTCAGGACTTATATCTATAGCAATAGATTGTGCAAATTTGAGTGGTTCCAAGATGACTCGAGTGTCAAATCCGAATATCATATGTCCGCCTCGAATTATGATTTGGGAGAAAGAGGCTTTCCACGCATGGCTGTGCCATCTGACGTTGGCAAATATTATTGCGTTATCACGCATCCTTGCACAACGTTGGTAACTAATACTGTAAATGTATATTGGGGCAATGAAGATGTCATTTATTGCACTTTCGACAAAGGAGTCCTCGAATTTGAAAAAGCAAATGATGGTGAAGAAAATTACAATTACATTTGGCACAAAGACAAGAAGTCCCTTGTTCCCAATTTCCGTATCAAAGGCAACGGAACACATAAACTTGATTTTACTTGGGTAATAGTGGATGATACCGGTTCCTACGAAGCTTGGCGACAACATAAAGAAAGCGGAGAACTCGAATATTTGGGCTTAATTTATCTCGAAGTCAAAGGTTCGCCTGAAGTTAGAAAGCAATTCCCCCCAACGATAGTCAATCAAGACAACTACTTGCCACATAAGAATTGTGCTGTTTATTCGCATGGACCAATACTGTATGCACAACTGTATTTCGAAGATGAACCCTTGGGAAAAGTTGAAGAACGTAAAATCACCGGTTACCTCGAAAAATTCCATGCTTTCTACATTGGTGGCTACAACACAAATCTCAAATCCGGCATTTACAAATACAAATTCTGGAATGAATGTGGTGAAATTTGGTCTGAGCCATTTGAAATTATTAACACAAATTACAAACCCTCCGGAGAGGTAAAGTCCGGTGGAGATGATGATTATGTGTCGTCAGTTTCGGATTTGACCATTCCACAGATGTTTATATACCCAAATCCGGCAAGAGATTTGCTGACAGTGCATTGCGCCCATTTTGTTCCGCGAACGATTATAATTCGTAACCTTGTAGGTGAAGAAATCTATCGGGCAGAGTTAGAAACGGATGCAAGTTCAGTCCCGATTAATTTAGCAGATAAAAAATTACCATCGGGAATGTATTTCATTCATGTCACCGATGGTCTAAATTTCTTAGTAGAAAAAATTATTCTGCAATAGCTAATTTATTTCGTTTTCTTGATTTTCGTTGGGTCAGGAGATAGAATAACAGACAGATTTCTGCCTTCCATTTTGGGCAATACGTCAACTTTAGCTATATCTTGCAATTCTTCGATGAATCGCATCAAGAGTTCTTTGCCGATTTCTTGGTGAGTAATTTCGCGACCACGGAACATAACGGAAGCCTTCACCTTGTTGCCTTCTTCGAGGAAAGCACGGGCGTGACGAGCTTTGAAATTAAAATCGTGAGTGTCAGTTCTCCATTTGAATCTGACTTCTTTCATTTGCTGTTGGACTTGGTTGCGTTTTTGCAACTTATCTTTTTTCTGCAATTCATATGCAAATTTGCCGAAATCAATGATTTTACACACCGGTGGTTCGGCTTTTGGTGCAACTTCTACCAAATCAAGCTCTTTTTGTTCAGCAAGTTTAATAGCGTCACGAGTTTTCATAACGCCAAGCATTTCACCTTCGGCATCAATGACACGTACTTCGGGTACTTTAATTTCGTTGTTAGTCCTGTGAGATTTTTGTGGTTCTTTCATACCCCTTGGGGCTACAAAATGCGCGAAATAAATTGACTTCAATCAGTTCCTCAAAATGTTAATAATACAAAATTGTGCTAAATACAGTATTTCTATTTGTTAAAAATAATAAAAAAAAACCACATAGTGCTATTTTACCTCAAAATTTTGTTAATTTGCATGTTTATTTTCAACTTAAACGAAAATTATTTTTCAAAATATGACAGAACAACACATAGACCCCGAATTAAGAAGGCTTGAAGAGATTGAACTATTAGAGTCCAAAGGAATCAACCCGTATCCATATTCATTCGAGAAAACTCACAATTCATCGGAAATATTGAACAATTTTGACGATGAAAATCCTGCAAACTTCGCATCAGTAAGTATCGCGGGGAGAATCATGAGTTTCCGCCGTATGGGTAAAGCTACTTTTTGCCACATTTTAGACCAAAGCGGTAAAATTCAACTATACTTCAAGAAAGACGAAATAGGTGAAAATTATGATAATTTAAAACTATACGATATTGGCGACATTATCGGAGTGCATGGCTACGTGTTCAGAACGAAGATGGGCGAAATCTCGGTTCATGTTAAATCTCAAGAATTGCTTGCGAAATCTCTCAAACCACTTCCTGTAGCGAAAGAAGAAGTTGACGAAGCCGGCAACAAAATTGTCCACGATGCCTTTACCGACAAGGAATCTCGCTATCGTAAGCGTTATATTGATTTGATTGTCAATAGCGAAATCCGCAATACTTTCGTCAAGCGAGCAAAAATTATCAGCACAATGCGAAATTTCTTCGATAGTCGCGGTTGGCTCGAGGTAGAAACTCCAATCTTGCAACCTATTTATGGCGGTGCTACTGCACGCCCATTTGTGAGTCACCACAATGCACTCGATATTCCGCTTTACTTGCGTATTGCAGATGAGCTATACCTCAAAAGATTGATTGTGGGTGGTTTTGAAGGCGTTTACGAAATCAGCAAAAACTTCCGTAACGAAGGTATGGACAAGATGCACAATCCTGAGTTTACTGCAATGGAAATCTACGTTGCCTACAAGGATTATAATTGGATGATGCAACTGACTGAGGAATTAATCAATAAAATTTGCAAAGAAGTCAACGGAAGCGAAAATGTCACGCTCGGCGATAATAGCATAAGTTTTGCGCTGCCATTCCGACGTGCTAAGATGTTTGATTTGTACAAGGAATATACAGGCAAAGATTTGAAAGGTCTATCGCGTGACGAGCTTGCATCTGCCGCAAAGGAAATGGGAATCGAAACCGACAAAACGATGAGCTCGATGAAAATTCTCGATTTGATTTTTGGTGAAAAAGTGGAGCATCGCCTGATAGAGCCTACATTCGTAGTTGATTACCCGATTGAAATGTCGCCTTTAGCCAAAAAACACCGTACTGAAGACGGTTTGGTAGAGCGTTTTGAACTATTTGTAAACGGTAGCGAAATTGCGAATTGCTTCTCGGAATTGAATGACCCACGCGACCAAAGAGCGCGTCTCGAAGAACAATCCCGTATTAGAGCCGACGGCGACGATGAAGCAATGGTCGTTGATGAAGATTTCTTGAATGCTTTGGAAATCGGAATGCCTCCGACTGCAGGATTGGGAGTAGGCATTGATAGATTGGTAATGTTGATGACAGGCGAAACTTCTATTCGCGACGTCTTATTTTTCCCTCAAATGCGACCAGAAAAAGTAAAAAAAGCCGAGCAAAGCGAAAATGGATAGTGCAATAGAATTAATATTAGAGCAACTTCATACTTGGTATATAAATTTTTGGAGCACATTTCCAAATTTGATAGCTGCCATTCTGTTTTTACTTGTATATATTCTATTTTTCCGTTGGTTAAAACGTGCTTTGGTCAGGCTTCTCGAAAAAACTATTGACTATAACCCTGTTTACAAGCTGATAGTTAATATAAGTTATGTGACAATTGTCACTATTGGTTTACTTATAGCTCTGGGAATTTTGAAATTAGACGGTACTGTCAATAAATTACTTGCCGGTGCGGGTATAATCGGGCTGGGGATTTCATTCGCTTTCCAAGATATTATGGCAAATATCTTTTCGGGGGCTTATATCACCATGAAGCAAGTGTTCCGAGTCGGTGATTATATCGAATCGAATGGCATTTTTGGCTCTGTAAAAGGAATCAAACTCCGTTCGATTGCCATTAACAATTTGGATGGGCAAGAAGTCCTGATTCCAAGTCGCTTGGTATTGCAACAACCTCTGACCAATTATTCCGCCACCGGAACGAGACGTGTGGTAGTCGAAGTTGGTATTTCATACGGTGAAGATTTGGAAAAAGTCAAAAAAGTTGTCCTCGAAACAATTAATTCGATTGATGGCAGATTGAAAGACAAGCCGGTAGAATTTTTCTTTACCGAATTTGGCGATAGCTCAATTAATTTCATGTGCCGTTACTGGATTGCATATGACCGCGAGCCGGACTACAAACATTCATTGAGCGATGCAATTATAAAAATCAAAGCTGCTTTCAATGAAAATGATATTACGATTCCATTCCCAATACGTACTCTTGATTTTGGTATCAAGGGTGGCAAGCAGCTTTCAGAGACAGTATTGCAAATTAAATCCGATAAAGCTGACGAAAAATAATGAAAGCTCGCACGATTGCAATCCATTTGTTGCTTTTTATAGCAACTTTCGCTACATGTATGATGGCAGGGGCTCAATGGGCGTTCAAAGACTTTTGGGAAATCACGAATTGGATTTATGGCATCGAATACGCTGCTTTGGTGATGATATTTTTATCCTTCCATGAGTTTGGGCATTATTTTGCAGCACGTTTACATGGTGTAGATGTCACATTGCCCTATTACATTCCATTTCCCTTTACTTTCACAATCAATTTCGGCACTTTCGGGGCAGTCATCAAAACTCGGACTCCAATTCTAAGCCGAAAGGCTCTATTCGATATTGGTGTCGCCGGACCATTAGCAGGATTTGTGGTTTGTGTGCTTTATCTTATATACGGATTGAACAATCTTCCGCCAATTGATTTTATTTACGCTATTCACCCTGAATATTTGCTCGAACACAATGGCATAATTCCTACTCACGGTTTGCATTTTGGCAATACGATGCTTTATTCTTTTCTGACAAATGTGATTGATACGAGTAATGGATTTTTGCCACCGATGAATGAAATTTATCATTATCCCTTCTTGAATGTCGGTTGGTTTGGGCTATTTGTGACTACTTTGAATATGATGCCGATTGGTCAACTTGATGGTGGACACATATCGTACGCAATGTTTGGCAGAAAAATGCAATTCAAAATCGCTAAAATCACTTGGTGGATTTTGATGACAATCGGCTTTTTCGCGATTTTATCATTTGCACGGGAATTTTTGAGTTTACAATCCGATGTTAAATTTGTAATATTTTTGAAAGATATTTTCTTGCCTCCTCTCAATTTTTTGTATAATCTATTTCCAATTGCATTCCAAGGTTGGGGTGGGTGGCTGATTTGGGGATTGATTGCAAAGTTCTTTATCAAGCTGAGACACCCCCAAGTTGAAGATGAATCGCCAATCGGAACCAAAAGGATGATAATCGGTTGGGTTTCATTCGTCATATTGTTTTTGAGTTTTTCATACTCAGGAATTTATATTATTGAATAATTCAGGAATTTTAAAATGTCAAAAAGTAGAATAGACGAGCTGCAAATCAATTTGAATCTAAACGTAAGAGGTTTGGTTACATCTGCTACTTTAGCTATTAACGAAAAATGCGCCAAACTCAAAACCGAAGGCAAACCCGTTTACAGATTCGGGCTCGGGCAATCTCCGTTCCCTGTGCCGGAGAACGTCGTCCAAACTCTTAAAGATAATGCTTTTCAAAAAGATTACCAGCCCGTTAGAGGTTTATACCCGCTAAGAGAAGCAGTCGCGAATTTTCTGAGCGTAACACAAAAAGTGGATTCATCTCCTCGAAATATAATAATCGGTCCCGGCTCGAAGGAACTAATATTTTTGCTCCAATTAGTCTATTACGGAGATTTGATAATCCCGACTCCAAGTTGGGTGTCATATTCGCCTCAAGCCAGAATTATCGGACGCCATGTGCATTGGGTTCCCACAAAAAAAGAAGAAAATTACAGATTGTCTCCTGAAAAATTAGATATGATTTGCAGGACAGACCCAAAGAAACCACGTGTTGTGATTCTGAATTACCCTGCAAATCCTACCGGTAGCACATATTCTATCGAAAGATTGAAAGAATTGGCTGAAGTCGCCCGCAAATATCAGGTGATTTTAGTTTCAGATGAAATTTACGGGCTATTGCATTACAATAATCAACATGTTTCTATAGCAAGGTATTATCCCGAAGGCACAATTATCAGCACCGGACTTAGTAAATGGTGCGGTGCCGGCGGTTGGAGATTGGGGGCATTTTCATTCCCGGAGAATCTATATTGGCTGCGTGATGCAATTTCTACCGTAGCGAGCGAAACATTCACTTCTACAAGTGCACCTATTCAATATGCCGCTGTTACTGCTTTTAATGGCGGAATCTGGATGGACGACTATCTATACCATGCGCGACGCGTTTTGCGTGAAATTTACAAATTCATTTCCCACAAATTCGATAAATTGAATATTACGTACCCAACAGTTCATGGAGCTTTCTACATTTTCCCGGATTTTGAATTTTACAGAGAAAAACTGAAATCCAAAGATATTTACACTTCAGTAGAGCTTTGCGAGAGATTGCTTGAGGATACAGGTTTTGCGATGTTGCCCGGTACAGATTTCGGTCGTCAGCCCGAAGAACTGACTTCGCGAATTGCTTTTGTTGATTTTAATGGTGCCGAAGCTTTGGAAGCATCACGAAAAAACAATGGAATACGTCCATTAGATGGCGATTTTGTCCTAAATCATTGCGGAAATATTTCTGTAGCATTTGAAAAACTTGAACAATGGTTAGGTGATTTGTAAAATAATAGCTTTTTTTGTTGGAAAGAAAATGTTATTTTGTAAAATTAAATCAACCCCAATGGAATGATTTAATTTTTATAACATGATTATAAAACGATTACGGGAGAATAATGATGATTAATTCTAAACTTAGAGGCACAATTACGGCTTTGGTAACGCCTTTTAACAAAGATTTGTCTATTGATTTTGATGCTTTCGAGCGTTTAGTCAAACATCAGATTGAATCAAAAGTAGAAGGATTGGTGATTTGCGGGTCAACCGGCGAAAGCGCCACACTATCTAAAACTGAAAAAATTGCTTTGATAGTAAAGGCACTCGAAATTGCCGACGGCAAAATTCCGATTATCGCCGGCACGGGTAGCAACAACACTTTTGAGACCATTGACTTGACAATTTTGGCAAAGGAACAAGGTGCAAATGGTGTATTGCTCGTAGCTCCGTACTACAATAAGCCCACTCAGGAAGGTTTGTATAATCATTACATGGCAATTGCCGAAAAAGTAGATATTCCGATTATTATCTACAACGTTCCGGGGCGTTCAGGTATCAATATTACGGCTGAAACACAATTGCGATTAGCCGAAGAATGCCCGAATGTAATCGCAACCAAAGAAGCATCTGCGGATTTGGAGCAAATGTCGCAAATTATGAAGTATGCTCCCGAAGGCTTCAACCTTTTCTCGGGAGATGATGTGCTGACTTTACCTATTATCGCATTAGGTGGCAAGGGTGTAATCTCGGTTATATCAAATTACGCTCCGGCTGAATTTTCCGAAATGACAAGACTGGCATTGAAAGGAAAATGGGATAATGCTCGCGAGCTACATTACAAATTGCTGGATTTGATGATTCTGAATTTTTCCGAATCCAATCCTACTCCGGCAAAAGCAGCTTTGGCATTGATGGGAATGATTAAAGAACATTTAAGATTACCATTAGTACCGATTACTGCACCAAACAAAAAACTAATCAAAACTGCTCTTCAAGAAGTAGGATTGTTGAATTAATTATTTTGGATTTTAATGCAATACGGTGAAACAGTAAACCAAAGAGATGTTTACAAATTAGTTGAACGGATAACCACCGGCAACTTTAAGAATGAACTTGAATTTTTGAAGCATTTAGTTTCCGAAATTGTCAGTAACGACCAATTTGAAATCATTGGTGGTAGAATTTGGGAAGCGAACATTCCCAACGGAACTTATGTTCTGCGTTATCAGCACGGTAATGTGCAAAAAATTCCCGACAATTACGAAGTCAAAATTTCCGAACAGCCAATTTTAGATGAATTGGTCGAAAAACGAACTACATTAAACCGAGAAGTTGACCCATTACTAATTGAAAAAGGTATTGTGATTTATTCGGTTACGGGTGTTGGCGAAATAATAAAAACAGGGAAGGGAAAATTTTTTAAATATGTACTCGGATTTAATGCAAACGAAATTTTGCAATCATTTTACGAAACACTGTCAGTAATTTCCAGCTTTGCTACGATTACAATCCAAGGATTGAATTCGCGCCAACAGCAAGAAAAATATCAAAAAGATATAACAAAAGCTTCTGAAATACAACGCAATTTATTGCCCGAGCATTATCTCGAATTTCAAGATTATAAAATTTACGGTGTCTGCATTCCCGATAGTGATGTCGGGGGAGATTATTTCGATTATCTCAAAAATAACGACGATGAAGAAGAACGAATCGGTATCGTAATTAGCGATGCGGCAAGCAAAGGACTTCCGGCGGCAATTCAAGCTCTGTTCGTTTCCGGTGCGATGCGAATGGCACAAGCATTCACTCCTAAGATTTCAACCCTGTTTTCGCGGCTTAACACATTGATTTACGAAACATTTCCTTATGAAAGATTTGTGACATTGTTTTATTGCGAATTGACTCTCACGAGCAATCGTCTCGTTTTATACGCAAATGCCGGTCACTGTGCTCCAATTTATTACCGCCGAGACAAAGATACTCATGAATTTTTGCAACCCACAGGCGGATTACTCGGCATTGTAAAACATCAGAAATTTAATGTAGAAAATATAATCATGCGCCCCGGCGATATTTTGGCAATTTA
The Candidatus Kapaibacterium sp. DNA segment above includes these coding regions:
- a CDS encoding T9SS type A sorting domain-containing protein, translating into MSRNNILKLIIIGLLHFQISFAQEKLDIVSPEPYSVICSDSPLIIKFSDNVENVRISLAEYQFGESKLLTNSFSGNEFTLIIDDPYWYDIDLNIIVDNGELSDQIARVDNIRIATTPKITSQTESAIVCKGEPIVLKIDADGSGLKYQWYRDGKLIPGANKTALIFENAEYELNGTYQCVVSSDYSCQSVMSSPISVFVSTKTQFTVAPLSKQWTYKATAEFKVGIHSLDLEEAGNTKFRWYRDTLNVFTRVPEIIALKDGGRISGAWSDHLIIKDMVYSDRGTYFCIAEGRCGKDTIYTSIGDGFYMKIHNIGFDYDDCEGGTAYLEVEVETLVDAKLEYQWYNTGLRLVKESEKFVGTKTKRLQINDVQNKDAIAYYCRVTMPEFDISQNSQLFTIDPAFLPFITRQPEDFVVLDRANFYAGQVELRTYIYSNRLCKFEWFQDDSSVKSEYHMSASNYDLGERGFPRMAVPSDVGKYYCVITHPCTTLVTNTVNVYWGNEDVIYCTFDKGVLEFEKANDGEENYNYIWHKDKKSLVPNFRIKGNGTHKLDFTWVIVDDTGSYEAWRQHKESGELEYLGLIYLEVKGSPEVRKQFPPTIVNQDNYLPHKNCAVYSHGPILYAQLYFEDEPLGKVEERKITGYLEKFHAFYIGGYNTNLKSGIYKYKFWNECGEIWSEPFEIINTNYKPSGEVKSGGDDDYVSSVSDLTIPQMFIYPNPARDLLTVHCAHFVPRTIIIRNLVGEEIYRAELETDASSVPINLADKKLPSGMYFIHVTDGLNFLVEKIILQ
- a CDS encoding aminotransferase class I/II-fold pyridoxal phosphate-dependent enzyme, encoding MSKSRIDELQINLNLNVRGLVTSATLAINEKCAKLKTEGKPVYRFGLGQSPFPVPENVVQTLKDNAFQKDYQPVRGLYPLREAVANFLSVTQKVDSSPRNIIIGPGSKELIFLLQLVYYGDLIIPTPSWVSYSPQARIIGRHVHWVPTKKEENYRLSPEKLDMICRTDPKKPRVVILNYPANPTGSTYSIERLKELAEVARKYQVILVSDEIYGLLHYNNQHVSIARYYPEGTIISTGLSKWCGAGGWRLGAFSFPENLYWLRDAISTVASETFTSTSAPIQYAAVTAFNGGIWMDDYLYHARRVLREIYKFISHKFDKLNITYPTVHGAFYIFPDFEFYREKLKSKDIYTSVELCERLLEDTGFAMLPGTDFGRQPEELTSRIAFVDFNGAEALEASRKNNGIRPLDGDFVLNHCGNISVAFEKLEQWLGDL
- the infC gene encoding translation initiation factor IF-3; protein product: MKEPQKSHRTNNEIKVPEVRVIDAEGEMLGVMKTRDAIKLAEQKELDLVEVAPKAEPPVCKIIDFGKFAYELQKKDKLQKRNQVQQQMKEVRFKWRTDTHDFNFKARHARAFLEEGNKVKASVMFRGREITHQEIGKELLMRFIEELQDIAKVDVLPKMEGRNLSVILSPDPTKIKKTK
- the dapA gene encoding 4-hydroxy-tetrahydrodipicolinate synthase, producing MMINSKLRGTITALVTPFNKDLSIDFDAFERLVKHQIESKVEGLVICGSTGESATLSKTEKIALIVKALEIADGKIPIIAGTGSNNTFETIDLTILAKEQGANGVLLVAPYYNKPTQEGLYNHYMAIAEKVDIPIIIYNVPGRSGINITAETQLRLAEECPNVIATKEASADLEQMSQIMKYAPEGFNLFSGDDVLTLPIIALGGKGVISVISNYAPAEFSEMTRLALKGKWDNARELHYKLLDLMILNFSESNPTPAKAALALMGMIKEHLRLPLVPITAPNKKLIKTALQEVGLLN
- a CDS encoding site-2 protease family protein — its product is MKARTIAIHLLLFIATFATCMMAGAQWAFKDFWEITNWIYGIEYAALVMIFLSFHEFGHYFAARLHGVDVTLPYYIPFPFTFTINFGTFGAVIKTRTPILSRKALFDIGVAGPLAGFVVCVLYLIYGLNNLPPIDFIYAIHPEYLLEHNGIIPTHGLHFGNTMLYSFLTNVIDTSNGFLPPMNEIYHYPFLNVGWFGLFVTTLNMMPIGQLDGGHISYAMFGRKMQFKIAKITWWILMTIGFFAILSFAREFLSLQSDVKFVIFLKDIFLPPLNFLYNLFPIAFQGWGGWLIWGLIAKFFIKLRHPQVEDESPIGTKRMIIGWVSFVILFLSFSYSGIYIIE
- a CDS encoding serine/threonine-protein phosphatase codes for the protein MQYGETVNQRDVYKLVERITTGNFKNELEFLKHLVSEIVSNDQFEIIGGRIWEANIPNGTYVLRYQHGNVQKIPDNYEVKISEQPILDELVEKRTTLNREVDPLLIEKGIVIYSVTGVGEIIKTGKGKFFKYVLGFNANEILQSFYETLSVISSFATITIQGLNSRQQQEKYQKDITKASEIQRNLLPEHYLEFQDYKIYGVCIPDSDVGGDYFDYLKNNDDEEERIGIVISDAASKGLPAAIQALFVSGAMRMAQAFTPKISTLFSRLNTLIYETFPYERFVTLFYCELTLTSNRLVLYANAGHCAPIYYRRDKDTHEFLQPTGGLLGIVKHQKFNVENIIMRPGDILAIYTDGITEASNKEGDFFGEERLVELVKKYKDLPPKEMTLHIIEHVQKFATGNDYTDDRTLVIIKRDMN
- the lysS gene encoding lysine--tRNA ligase; translated protein: MTEQHIDPELRRLEEIELLESKGINPYPYSFEKTHNSSEILNNFDDENPANFASVSIAGRIMSFRRMGKATFCHILDQSGKIQLYFKKDEIGENYDNLKLYDIGDIIGVHGYVFRTKMGEISVHVKSQELLAKSLKPLPVAKEEVDEAGNKIVHDAFTDKESRYRKRYIDLIVNSEIRNTFVKRAKIISTMRNFFDSRGWLEVETPILQPIYGGATARPFVSHHNALDIPLYLRIADELYLKRLIVGGFEGVYEISKNFRNEGMDKMHNPEFTAMEIYVAYKDYNWMMQLTEELINKICKEVNGSENVTLGDNSISFALPFRRAKMFDLYKEYTGKDLKGLSRDELASAAKEMGIETDKTMSSMKILDLIFGEKVEHRLIEPTFVVDYPIEMSPLAKKHRTEDGLVERFELFVNGSEIANCFSELNDPRDQRARLEEQSRIRADGDDEAMVVDEDFLNALEIGMPPTAGLGVGIDRLVMLMTGETSIRDVLFFPQMRPEKVKKAEQSENG
- a CDS encoding mechanosensitive ion channel family protein; this translates as MDSAIELILEQLHTWYINFWSTFPNLIAAILFLLVYILFFRWLKRALVRLLEKTIDYNPVYKLIVNISYVTIVTIGLLIALGILKLDGTVNKLLAGAGIIGLGISFAFQDIMANIFSGAYITMKQVFRVGDYIESNGIFGSVKGIKLRSIAINNLDGQEVLIPSRLVLQQPLTNYSATGTRRVVVEVGISYGEDLEKVKKVVLETINSIDGRLKDKPVEFFFTEFGDSSINFMCRYWIAYDREPDYKHSLSDAIIKIKAAFNENDITIPFPIRTLDFGIKGGKQLSETVLQIKSDKADEK